In Rhizobium jaguaris, a single window of DNA contains:
- the tssC gene encoding type VI secretion system contractile sheath large subunit: MSERETAQQVETTYQEAEGSLLDQILQETKLSPSDDGYDIAKKGVSAFIAELLKPTRADSTVNSAAIDQMIAEIDMKLSAQVDEVLHNKDFMTLESTWRSLRFAVDRTDFRQNIKIEIMNVSKADLLTDFEDSPEVAKSGLYKHIYTAEYGQFGGQPVGAVVCDYAFGPGAQDVKLAQYCASVGAMSHAPFIAGAAPSMFGVDSFEEIPNLKDMESIFEGPKYAKWNGFRESEDARYFGLAMPRFLLRTPYGSETVPVKAFNYEERAEGRTENYLWGNAAIALVTRMTDSFANYRWCPNIIGPQSGGAVEDLPVHTFEAMGQLQSKIPTEVLISDRKEYELAEQGFISLTMRKGSDNAAFFSANSVQKPKFFGNSAEGKNAELNYRLGTQLPYMMIVNRLAHYIKVLQRENIGSWKNRGELENELNNWIRQYVSDQDNPSADVRSRRPLRKAQITVSDVDGEPGWYSVGMSVQPHFKYMGADFTLSLKGKLDKA, encoded by the coding sequence ATGTCTGAGAGAGAGACGGCGCAGCAAGTCGAGACCACCTACCAGGAAGCGGAGGGATCCCTCCTCGACCAGATCCTGCAGGAAACCAAGCTTTCCCCGAGCGACGATGGCTATGATATCGCCAAGAAGGGTGTCAGCGCCTTCATCGCCGAACTGCTGAAGCCGACGCGTGCCGACAGCACCGTCAACAGCGCCGCGATCGACCAGATGATCGCCGAAATCGACATGAAACTGTCGGCCCAGGTCGACGAAGTCCTCCACAATAAGGACTTCATGACGCTGGAATCGACCTGGCGCAGCCTCCGCTTCGCTGTCGACCGCACCGATTTCCGCCAGAACATCAAGATCGAGATCATGAACGTCTCGAAGGCCGATCTGCTGACCGACTTCGAGGACAGCCCGGAAGTGGCGAAGTCCGGCCTCTACAAGCATATCTACACTGCGGAATACGGCCAATTCGGTGGCCAGCCGGTCGGTGCCGTCGTCTGCGACTATGCCTTCGGCCCCGGCGCCCAGGATGTGAAGCTCGCTCAATATTGCGCCAGTGTCGGTGCCATGTCGCACGCGCCCTTCATCGCCGGCGCCGCACCGTCGATGTTCGGCGTCGACAGCTTCGAAGAGATCCCGAACCTCAAGGATATGGAATCGATTTTCGAAGGCCCAAAATACGCCAAATGGAATGGCTTCCGCGAATCCGAAGACGCCCGCTACTTCGGCCTGGCAATGCCGCGTTTCCTTCTGCGCACGCCCTACGGTTCGGAAACGGTTCCGGTCAAGGCCTTCAATTATGAAGAGCGTGCCGAGGGCCGCACCGAGAATTACCTCTGGGGCAATGCCGCGATCGCCCTTGTCACCCGCATGACCGATAGCTTTGCCAACTATCGCTGGTGCCCGAATATCATCGGCCCGCAGTCCGGTGGTGCCGTCGAGGACCTGCCGGTCCACACCTTTGAGGCAATGGGCCAGCTTCAGAGCAAGATTCCGACGGAAGTGTTGATTTCCGACCGCAAGGAATATGAACTGGCCGAGCAGGGCTTCATCTCGCTCACCATGCGCAAGGGCAGCGACAATGCCGCCTTCTTCTCGGCAAATTCGGTGCAGAAGCCGAAATTCTTCGGCAACTCCGCCGAGGGCAAGAATGCCGAACTGAACTACCGGCTCGGCACGCAGCTTCCCTACATGATGATCGTCAATCGCCTGGCGCATTACATCAAGGTGCTCCAGCGCGAAAATATCGGTAGCTGGAAGAACCGCGGCGAACTCGAAAACGAGCTCAACAACTGGATCCGCCAGTATGTGTCGGACCAGGACAATCCGTCGGCCGACGTCCGTTCGCGCCGTCCGCTTCGTAAGGCGCAGATTACCGTTTCGGATGTCGATGGCGAACCGGGCTGGTACAGCGTCGGCATGTCCGTTCAGCCGCATTTCAAATATATGGGCGCGGATTTCACCCTCTCCCTGAAGGGTAAGCTGGACAAGGCCTGA
- the tssA gene encoding type VI secretion system protein TssA produces MTDIDLALLLDDSRADIGALPIEPTPSGEDLRGEPEFEILETEFRKIETGGPTAVDWKLLNGKTLEILQGRSKDLVLASRLVYGLYREEGYRGMAVGISILRGMVADHWEGMFPPLSRERGRAGTLDWMAEKLATTVESEPPAEDRKVFALVAYDRLVELDTLLSEKLKKYPVAMGPLVRALRPHSREARQSIEAQAAREAEAERAAAEPPSVAAPVDAPQPSTPAETPPPAPAVAVAPPPPSRPSPASSAAVVAMPAVPEIGVGEGAEKALQTLFSTAARIATAVRQEAPADARVYLSARLAIWGEIDRLPPERAGKTALPPPQPNRLAEIKALQAAGNHQDLLMSAESAFFSSPFWLDAQYMIAQSMQALGAQYDQARVAVIGELALFLKRVPGLPQLSFSDGTPFASAETIAWIAGEVEAGDGASASGSDIDIAKAEATKLAQQGQILLGLKLLADFAQGRHGERDRFLARLEVGEYCLRFDLLQPLLALVVKLETVAEKSGLAHWEPQLAAALANLSWRALDHKNAKRFFDEGELLERKSAIVSTLAGLDMVMAARFSLP; encoded by the coding sequence ATGACGGACATCGATCTTGCTCTTCTTCTCGATGATTCTCGCGCCGACATCGGCGCTCTTCCGATCGAGCCGACGCCCTCCGGCGAGGATCTGCGCGGCGAACCGGAATTCGAAATTCTGGAAACGGAATTCCGCAAGATCGAAACGGGCGGTCCGACTGCGGTCGACTGGAAGCTTTTGAACGGAAAGACGCTGGAAATTCTGCAGGGCCGTTCGAAGGATCTCGTCCTGGCCTCCCGGCTCGTCTACGGACTGTATCGCGAGGAAGGCTATCGCGGCATGGCGGTCGGGATCAGCATCTTGCGCGGTATGGTGGCGGATCATTGGGAGGGCATGTTTCCTCCGCTCAGCCGCGAACGCGGAAGGGCAGGGACGCTCGATTGGATGGCGGAAAAGCTGGCGACCACCGTCGAAAGTGAGCCGCCCGCCGAAGACAGGAAGGTTTTTGCTCTGGTTGCATATGACCGCCTTGTCGAGCTCGACACGCTTCTTTCAGAAAAACTGAAGAAATATCCAGTGGCGATGGGACCGCTCGTGCGCGCCCTGCGTCCGCATAGCCGGGAGGCGCGGCAGTCCATCGAAGCCCAGGCTGCGCGCGAAGCCGAGGCGGAAAGGGCTGCGGCTGAGCCGCCTTCCGTCGCTGCACCCGTTGATGCGCCGCAACCCTCCACCCCAGCCGAAACGCCGCCTCCGGCGCCGGCGGTGGCTGTTGCGCCCCCACCACCGTCCCGGCCGTCGCCCGCTTCTTCCGCCGCCGTGGTCGCCATGCCGGCCGTGCCAGAGATAGGTGTCGGCGAAGGCGCGGAAAAAGCATTGCAAACGCTCTTCAGCACCGCTGCGCGCATCGCGACCGCGGTTCGGCAGGAGGCGCCGGCCGATGCCCGCGTCTATCTCAGCGCTCGCCTTGCCATCTGGGGTGAGATCGACCGACTCCCGCCCGAGAGAGCCGGAAAGACGGCGTTGCCGCCGCCGCAGCCGAACCGGCTTGCCGAAATCAAGGCCTTGCAAGCTGCCGGAAACCACCAGGATTTGCTGATGTCGGCCGAGAGCGCATTCTTTTCGTCGCCCTTCTGGCTCGATGCGCAATATATGATCGCGCAATCGATGCAGGCGCTTGGCGCCCAATATGATCAGGCGCGCGTCGCGGTCATCGGCGAACTTGCGCTGTTCTTGAAGAGAGTGCCGGGTCTCCCGCAGCTCTCGTTCAGCGACGGCACGCCATTTGCCAGCGCCGAAACCATCGCCTGGATTGCCGGGGAGGTCGAGGCCGGCGACGGTGCGAGTGCATCGGGTTCCGACATTGATATCGCGAAGGCAGAGGCCACCAAGCTCGCACAGCAGGGCCAGATCCTTCTGGGCCTGAAGCTTCTGGCAGATTTTGCGCAAGGGCGGCATGGCGAGCGCGACCGCTTCCTTGCCCGGCTCGAAGTCGGCGAATATTGCCTGCGTTTCGATCTGCTGCAGCCTCTTCTAGCGCTTGTGGTTAAGCTTGAAACCGTCGCCGAAAAGAGCGGCCTTGCGCATTGGGAACCGCAATTGGCGGCAGCACTCGCCAATTTGTCCTGGCGAGCGCTCGACCACAAGAATGCGAAACGCTTCTTCGATGAGGGCGAGTTGCTGGAAAGGAAGAGCGCGATCGTCTCGACACTCGCAGGCCTCGATATGGTCATGGCGGCACGTTTTTCATTGCCGTGA
- a CDS encoding PP2C family protein-serine/threonine phosphatase — protein MQDNQASTSTIDDERPLATAGSGDAMARLLAEVEALRAENKDLKLLYEATIEHGEAVEDQLAESNMLLQRVQARLEEELNDALRYVLSLLPQPRQSGPRADWMLVPSTELGGDSFGYHDIDADHFAIYLLDVCGHGVGAALLSASVINVLRASALPNADFRDPSAVLAGLNAAFPMEKQNNMFFTIWYGVYQRSTGQLVFSSGGHPPAILLHEMPDGSVSTDLLIGSGGMAIGAIADLDYDASTVLVQPGDRLLVLSDGTYEIGTDGSEPLTFQDILDFTRKPGGDEPAAVLAWARAINGSETLPDDFSFLRVEF, from the coding sequence ATGCAAGATAACCAGGCTTCTACCAGCACGATCGATGACGAACGCCCCCTCGCAACCGCCGGCAGCGGGGACGCCATGGCGCGGCTGCTTGCGGAAGTTGAGGCGCTTCGTGCCGAGAATAAGGACCTCAAGTTGCTCTACGAGGCGACGATCGAGCACGGCGAAGCGGTGGAGGATCAGCTTGCCGAGAGCAACATGCTGCTTCAGCGCGTCCAGGCGCGCCTGGAAGAAGAATTGAACGATGCGCTGCGTTATGTCCTGTCGCTGTTGCCACAGCCGCGGCAAAGCGGCCCGCGCGCCGACTGGATGCTCGTTCCTTCGACGGAGCTTGGCGGCGATTCCTTTGGATATCACGATATCGATGCGGATCATTTTGCCATTTATCTGCTCGATGTCTGCGGTCACGGTGTCGGCGCCGCGCTCTTGTCCGCATCCGTCATCAATGTCCTGAGAGCCTCGGCTCTTCCCAATGCCGATTTTCGCGATCCGTCGGCGGTGCTTGCCGGTTTGAACGCGGCCTTTCCGATGGAAAAGCAGAACAATATGTTCTTCACCATCTGGTACGGCGTGTATCAGCGATCGACCGGACAGCTTGTCTTTTCAAGCGGCGGGCATCCGCCTGCGATCCTGCTCCATGAAATGCCGGATGGTTCCGTCAGCACCGATCTCCTAATCGGCAGCGGCGGCATGGCGATCGGCGCGATCGCCGATCTGGACTATGATGCATCGACCGTCCTCGTGCAGCCGGGCGACCGTCTGCTGGTGCTGAGCGACGGGACTTATGAAATCGGGACCGACGGCAGTGAACCTCTAACCTTCCAGGATATTCTCGATTTTACGCGGAAGCCGGGTGGTGATGAGCCGGCGGCCGTTCTCGCCTGGGCGCGTGCGATCAACGGAAGCGAAACGCTTCCCGACGATTTTTCGTTTCTGCGCGTCGAGTTCTAG
- a CDS encoding ATP-binding protein, whose translation MTRMICEISVDNRLEQLTEIYRGLESFVDSNGLSDDIKNRLFLVTEELFTNLVRYGYQDGVGDLIVITAERLGADVRLTIRDHAAAFDLTQPPKAPSSDADIESMEIGGLGLFLVHEFARSVESRREGSANITELVLPL comes from the coding sequence ATGACACGCATGATCTGCGAAATATCCGTCGACAATAGGTTGGAGCAGCTGACGGAGATCTACCGTGGTCTCGAATCCTTCGTCGACAGCAACGGTCTATCAGACGATATAAAGAATCGCCTGTTCCTGGTCACGGAAGAATTGTTCACCAATCTCGTCCGTTACGGCTACCAGGACGGCGTCGGCGACCTCATCGTCATAACGGCGGAGCGACTAGGGGCGGACGTCCGGCTGACGATACGAGACCACGCGGCAGCCTTCGACCTAACGCAGCCGCCGAAAGCACCGTCTTCCGACGCGGATATTGAAAGCATGGAGATCGGCGGCCTTGGACTGTTCCTCGTCCATGAATTCGCACGGTCCGTAGAGAGCCGAAGGGAAGGCTCCGCCAACATCACCGAACTGGTGCTGCCCTTGTAG
- a CDS encoding STAS domain-containing protein produces the protein MLELADSFENGATIVHASGKLDTLTAKSFETHLRAHVETGSGPLLVDMQAIDYVSSFGLRSLLIIAKQMAPYGRKFILFSPNTSVLEVLRVSGFLRIISVADSKATALADISEAAVSDEQPN, from the coding sequence ATGCTTGAGCTGGCGGATTCTTTCGAGAACGGCGCGACGATCGTCCATGCGTCGGGAAAGCTCGACACATTGACGGCCAAATCCTTCGAGACGCATCTGAGGGCGCATGTCGAGACGGGCAGCGGCCCGCTTCTCGTCGACATGCAGGCAATAGACTATGTCAGCAGTTTCGGCCTGCGTTCACTGCTCATTATCGCCAAACAGATGGCGCCCTATGGCAGAAAATTCATATTGTTTTCACCCAATACGTCGGTGCTCGAGGTTCTCCGCGTCTCCGGCTTCCTGCGGATCATCTCCGTTGCGGACAGCAAAGCTACAGCCCTTGCGGACATCTCCGAAGCCGCCGTGAGCGACGAGCAACCGAACTAG
- the tssF gene encoding type VI secretion system baseplate subunit TssF, with translation MSVNSYYRDELSYLREMGSLFAKANPRLSAYLAKEASDPDVERLLEGFSFLVGRLRQRLDAEMPELALTLLQLVWPHYLRPVPPITTVQFRFAEGASGASMKVPRGTQVQTNPLGGEAVVFSTSYDLSVLPLDITGVDLDNRKNTARLTLNFERIAGNGLQALAEAPLTIFFNSHRDAAVARQLYLFFIEKVQRVYFTPKGGEAVVVPVRIEPLGFSADEATLPYPQGSFDGFRIMQEYFSCPEKFMYARLHGLERFAGQQTDGFSLSFDMAQRFPEASRLTADQFALNTSPAVNLFSVEGQALMISHDRSEYPVRATGGFEKRSVHAVESVVGWVQGSGKRIDYEAFESFRHDPANEGTAKLYYRTQVRPAILGNGVDHYLSFVTRLDEIGRPETETVSMKLLCSNGPLALQHGIGSVNQPTSSTPPKLDFSNITPILGEVPPPLEDNILWTLIANLARNFASLIDVEALRTVVGAYDFRANADKQAAQQRDLLLQSFRRFERRGIDIMRGGRPSRAYELALTVSESQMGGEGEMYLFGTILDQFLKSYASINSLHRFSVRGLDTNTTYKWTPKWGEAATL, from the coding sequence GTGTCCGTCAACAGCTATTACCGAGACGAGCTTTCCTACTTGCGGGAAATGGGCAGCCTGTTTGCCAAGGCCAATCCGCGCCTATCAGCCTATCTCGCCAAGGAGGCATCCGATCCGGACGTCGAGCGGCTTCTGGAAGGCTTCTCCTTCCTGGTCGGGCGGCTCCGTCAGAGGCTCGATGCGGAAATGCCGGAGCTGGCGCTGACGCTGCTGCAGCTCGTCTGGCCGCACTATCTGCGCCCGGTGCCGCCGATCACCACCGTCCAGTTCCGTTTTGCCGAAGGGGCAAGTGGCGCCTCGATGAAAGTGCCGCGCGGCACGCAGGTTCAAACGAACCCCCTGGGTGGCGAAGCGGTGGTTTTCAGCACAAGCTACGATCTTTCGGTGCTGCCGCTCGACATTACGGGGGTCGATCTCGACAACCGCAAGAACACCGCAAGGTTGACCCTCAATTTCGAGCGCATCGCAGGCAATGGCCTGCAGGCGCTTGCCGAGGCGCCGTTGACGATCTTCTTCAACAGCCATCGCGACGCCGCGGTTGCCCGCCAGCTCTACCTCTTTTTCATAGAAAAGGTGCAGCGCGTGTATTTCACGCCGAAGGGCGGCGAGGCGGTTGTCGTGCCCGTCAGGATAGAGCCGCTCGGCTTTTCCGCCGATGAAGCGACGCTTCCCTATCCGCAGGGCTCGTTCGACGGCTTCCGCATCATGCAGGAATATTTCTCCTGTCCGGAAAAGTTCATGTATGCCCGCCTGCACGGCCTCGAAAGGTTTGCCGGCCAGCAGACCGACGGCTTCAGCCTTTCCTTCGACATGGCGCAGCGCTTTCCGGAGGCATCGCGGCTGACTGCGGATCAGTTCGCTCTCAACACGTCGCCTGCCGTCAATCTTTTTTCGGTCGAGGGGCAGGCGCTCATGATCTCGCACGACCGTTCGGAATATCCGGTCCGGGCGACGGGTGGTTTCGAAAAGCGCAGCGTCCATGCGGTGGAATCCGTGGTCGGCTGGGTGCAGGGGAGCGGCAAGCGGATCGATTACGAAGCCTTTGAAAGCTTTCGGCATGATCCCGCCAATGAGGGGACGGCCAAGCTCTATTACCGAACGCAGGTACGTCCGGCCATTCTCGGAAACGGCGTCGACCACTACCTTTCCTTCGTCACCCGTCTCGACGAGATCGGCCGGCCGGAGACGGAGACGGTGTCGATGAAGCTTCTATGCTCCAACGGTCCGCTGGCCCTCCAGCACGGCATCGGCTCGGTCAATCAGCCGACCTCGTCGACGCCGCCGAAGCTCGATTTCTCGAACATCACGCCGATCCTTGGTGAAGTGCCGCCGCCGCTCGAAGACAATATCCTCTGGACGCTGATTGCCAATCTGGCCCGCAATTTCGCATCGCTGATCGATGTCGAGGCGTTGCGCACGGTGGTCGGCGCCTATGATTTTCGCGCCAATGCCGACAAGCAGGCCGCGCAGCAGCGCGATCTCCTTCTGCAGAGTTTTCGCCGTTTCGAGCGGCGTGGCATCGATATCATGCGCGGTGGCCGGCCGAGCCGGGCTTATGAGCTGGCGCTGACGGTCTCCGAGAGCCAAATGGGCGGCGAAGGGGAAATGTATCTCTTCGGCACGATCCTGGATCAATTCCTGAAATCCTACGCCAGCATCAACAGCTTGCACCGTTTCTCGGTGCGAGGGCTGGATACGAACACGACATATAAGTGGACTCCCAAATGGGGAGAGGCAGCGACGCTATGA
- a CDS encoding methyltransferase domain-containing protein gives MMSEAASSTYKVRFDENNQEFSIIGSMRPQYVEELDSCIRLMETSIAKVKGTVYVNVKRLVRLNNLAFHVLANLLVKACAERPDLKISVITSSVVGWSTRKFSALREISPNIVIEQYDSAFYPGQTFLEEGGFIPVLRTQTKMTWQHEKAILPQHGMREGLTIADICCGIGDFAVLLHKEFQPARLVALDHSKSSLAYARKVAADFGIQGIEYIYGDASEMLLDEGQFDFVTCRHSLQVFDRPELILRELYRICKPGGRVYITNEKNSHCLGEPRAESIQWTYNEVAKLWAHFNMDIELGPKSRRYMTEAGFEDIRIESFMVTNLDGDPQNFADIIQSWEDVYAGQMSVQRGDSAEFNEKFRRGFQDHIFAALHPKGYAGWPVWVASGRKPQ, from the coding sequence TTGATGTCCGAAGCAGCAAGCAGCACATACAAGGTCCGTTTCGACGAGAACAATCAGGAGTTCTCGATCATCGGCTCGATGCGTCCGCAATATGTCGAGGAACTCGATTCCTGCATTCGCTTGATGGAAACCTCGATCGCCAAGGTCAAGGGTACAGTCTACGTCAACGTCAAGCGCCTCGTCCGCCTCAACAATCTTGCCTTCCATGTGCTGGCGAACCTTCTGGTGAAGGCCTGCGCGGAAAGGCCGGATCTGAAAATTTCCGTCATCACCTCGAGCGTCGTGGGCTGGTCCACCCGTAAGTTCAGCGCGCTCCGCGAAATCAGTCCCAATATCGTCATCGAGCAATACGACAGCGCGTTCTATCCGGGACAGACCTTCCTGGAAGAGGGCGGGTTCATTCCCGTCCTGCGGACGCAGACGAAAATGACCTGGCAGCACGAAAAGGCGATCCTGCCGCAGCATGGCATGCGCGAGGGGCTGACGATCGCCGATATCTGCTGCGGCATCGGTGATTTCGCGGTGTTGCTGCATAAGGAATTCCAGCCGGCTCGGCTTGTCGCGCTCGACCATTCGAAATCAAGCCTTGCCTACGCCCGCAAGGTCGCTGCCGATTTCGGCATACAGGGCATCGAATATATCTATGGCGACGCATCCGAGATGCTGCTCGACGAAGGTCAATTCGATTTCGTCACCTGCCGTCATTCCTTGCAGGTCTTCGACCGGCCGGAACTGATCCTGCGGGAGCTCTATCGCATCTGCAAACCCGGCGGCCGCGTCTACATCACCAATGAGAAGAACTCCCATTGCCTGGGCGAGCCGCGCGCAGAGTCCATCCAATGGACATATAACGAAGTCGCCAAGCTCTGGGCGCATTTCAACATGGATATCGAGCTCGGTCCGAAAAGCCGCCGCTATATGACGGAAGCCGGCTTCGAGGACATCCGCATCGAATCCTTCATGGTCACCAATCTCGATGGCGATCCGCAGAATTTCGCCGACATCATCCAGTCGTGGGAAGATGTCTATGCCGGCCAGATGTCGGTTCAACGTGGTGACAGCGCCGAATTCAACGAGAAATTCCGGCGCGGCTTTCAGGATCACATCTTTGCGGCGCTTCATCCCAAAGGCTATGCCGGCTGGCCGGTCTGGGTCGCATCGGGGCGCAAGCCACAATGA
- the tssG gene encoding type VI secretion system baseplate subunit TssG, with translation MTPDGGTVIAAASAEERIDARKARADRLAGLRHFRFHQLITLIEMQRQGARPIGALGDPAEEYIRFRATRSLSFGPGDLSAVDYGDDGERLDIRVNFFGLYGPASPLPPSFTERIIEEDRAQASVEDLLDLFNHRLISLLHVIWRKYRYYLRYETGGSDALSKRFLALCGFPIEDRDRIGQISRSALLPHVGLLSLYSNSADVVSATLSNFFRIPCRIEEFIDRHVVMDTDSQFQLGVANNLLGEDTIIGGEIDDDLGKFRVCLGRSPFSAIAPFLPGGNRHRQLSELLSMVNREPLDWDMQFEFEPETVPIGCLGEMKLGWSGWLYAHDADHLESTVRLAVLEADSDADPDDEDFGDDAGYHPMPAAGDSQRFREARAGQ, from the coding sequence ATGACCCCGGATGGTGGCACGGTTATCGCCGCGGCATCGGCGGAAGAACGGATCGATGCACGCAAGGCCCGCGCCGATCGGCTGGCTGGCTTGCGTCATTTCCGCTTCCACCAACTTATCACGCTGATCGAGATGCAGCGGCAGGGCGCCCGCCCGATCGGCGCGCTCGGCGATCCCGCTGAGGAGTATATCCGCTTCCGCGCGACGCGATCCCTGAGCTTCGGCCCCGGCGATCTTTCCGCTGTCGACTATGGTGACGACGGCGAGCGTCTCGATATCCGGGTCAATTTCTTCGGCCTTTACGGTCCTGCGTCGCCACTGCCGCCATCTTTCACGGAACGGATCATCGAGGAAGATCGGGCCCAGGCCTCCGTCGAGGATCTGCTCGATCTTTTCAATCATCGCCTTATTTCGCTGCTTCACGTCATCTGGCGGAAGTACCGCTATTATCTTCGCTACGAAACCGGCGGATCGGACGCTTTATCCAAGCGGTTCCTGGCGCTTTGCGGTTTTCCGATCGAGGATAGGGATCGTATCGGCCAGATCTCACGTTCGGCGCTGCTGCCGCATGTCGGTCTTCTGTCGCTCTATTCCAATTCCGCGGATGTCGTATCCGCAACGCTCTCCAATTTCTTCAGGATACCCTGCCGCATCGAGGAATTCATCGACCGGCATGTCGTCATGGATACGGATTCGCAGTTCCAGCTTGGCGTGGCGAACAATCTGCTCGGCGAGGATACGATCATCGGCGGCGAGATCGACGATGATCTCGGGAAATTCCGGGTCTGTTTGGGCCGGTCGCCGTTTTCGGCTATTGCGCCCTTTCTTCCGGGAGGAAACCGCCATCGGCAGCTCTCGGAACTGCTGTCCATGGTCAACCGTGAGCCGCTCGATTGGGACATGCAGTTCGAGTTCGAGCCTGAGACCGTCCCGATAGGATGCTTGGGAGAGATGAAGCTCGGCTGGTCCGGGTGGCTCTATGCCCATGATGCGGATCATCTGGAGAGTACCGTGCGGCTCGCTGTCCTTGAGGCGGATAGCGATGCAGACCCGGACGACGAGGACTTTGGTGACGATGCGGGGTACCACCCCATGCCTGCCGCCGGGGACTCGCAGCGTTTCAGGGAGGCGAGAGCGGGGCAATGA
- the tssE gene encoding type VI secretion system baseplate subunit TssE, giving the protein MVSVSLLQRLERDDVVGGSGSTVNDDTAIMNSVLSNLRSLLNSRRNCCETRPDYGLQDFNATEDYRSSIPLIARDVERQIRLFEPRIRNVIVRAVEDKTQLSQLIFHINGELAHGDRTVRISFDSVLGSDGYMRLNG; this is encoded by the coding sequence ATGGTATCGGTTAGTTTGTTGCAACGTCTTGAGCGTGATGATGTCGTTGGCGGATCAGGTTCTACCGTCAACGACGACACTGCAATCATGAACAGCGTGCTCAGCAACCTGCGGTCTCTCCTAAACAGTCGCCGCAATTGCTGTGAGACCCGTCCCGATTACGGCTTGCAGGATTTCAACGCGACAGAGGACTACCGCAGTTCGATCCCGCTGATTGCCAGGGATGTCGAACGACAGATCAGGCTGTTCGAGCCGCGTATCCGCAACGTCATCGTCCGGGCGGTCGAGGACAAGACCCAGCTGTCCCAGCTGATCTTCCACATCAACGGCGAACTCGCTCACGGCGACCGCACCGTGCGAATTTCCTTCGATTCCGTCCTCGGCAGCGACGGCTATATGCGTCTCAACGGATAG
- a CDS encoding ubiquinone biosynthesis methyltransferase UbiE encodes MNIAAFPHDTSSTAKFQSLIEVDMEIDVFGSNWSHCDRLSSYVARMISHNRTDSLLYSNLFSSALNELLETIFRTHEGSGKFSCSVRRNGAVDRVELILPCSRGQAGFYRDTVELARGPDATEKYREMLFSSDVVDTRIGLFELAVDYSADISVETDGSDTIKLIAELALEDAVN; translated from the coding sequence ATGAATATAGCAGCCTTTCCGCACGACACGTCTTCCACCGCCAAATTTCAATCGCTCATCGAAGTCGATATGGAGATTGACGTATTCGGTTCGAATTGGAGCCATTGCGATCGTCTTTCCTCCTATGTGGCGCGCATGATCAGCCACAACCGCACCGACTCGCTGCTCTATTCCAACCTTTTCTCCTCCGCTCTGAACGAACTTCTCGAGACTATCTTTCGCACACACGAGGGATCGGGAAAATTCAGCTGCTCCGTGCGTCGAAATGGCGCGGTCGATCGCGTCGAACTTATCCTTCCCTGCAGCCGCGGCCAGGCGGGCTTCTATCGCGACACCGTCGAGCTCGCGAGGGGGCCGGACGCGACGGAGAAATACAGAGAGATGCTCTTTTCATCGGATGTGGTCGATACCCGCATCGGCCTGTTCGAACTCGCCGTCGATTATTCGGCCGATATTTCCGTCGAAACCGACGGCAGCGACACCATCAAATTGATCGCCGAGCTGGCGCTGGAAGATGCGGTAAATTGA
- the tssB gene encoding type VI secretion system contractile sheath small subunit, whose translation MANESSVAPKERVNIRYKPATGDAKEEVELPLKMVFLADYTMRADDTPVEDRSLINVNKENFNEVMKSHNLSLDMSVDNKLVDESSEEGQMTVSLKFDNLNDFTPEAIARQTPELKKLLELREALVALKGPLGNVPAFRKAIQGVLGDDDAREKLLAELIAHTESSKKDQ comes from the coding sequence ATGGCGAACGAATCGTCTGTTGCGCCGAAAGAGCGCGTCAATATCCGCTACAAACCAGCCACCGGCGATGCGAAGGAAGAAGTCGAACTTCCGCTGAAGATGGTATTCCTCGCAGACTATACGATGCGCGCCGATGACACGCCGGTCGAAGATCGTTCCTTGATCAATGTGAACAAGGAAAACTTCAACGAGGTCATGAAGAGCCACAATCTGTCGCTCGATATGTCCGTCGACAACAAGCTCGTGGACGAGAGCAGCGAAGAAGGCCAGATGACCGTCTCGCTGAAATTCGACAACCTTAACGATTTCACGCCGGAAGCGATCGCCCGCCAAACGCCGGAACTCAAGAAGCTTCTTGAGCTGCGTGAAGCACTGGTTGCGCTGAAGGGTCCGCTCGGCAACGTCCCAGCCTTCCGCAAGGCGATCCAGGGCGTGCTCGGAGACGACGACGCCCGCGAAAAGCTTCTCGCGGAACTGATTGCCCATACTGAATCCTCCAAAAAAGATCAGTGA